A part of Streptomyces sp. NBC_01235 genomic DNA contains:
- a CDS encoding STAS domain-containing protein: protein MNDDLFRAGTAPVPVLRLGDVLLITLQGDLHDGTAEQLQQDVVEAIDRSRVTGVVIDISGVEMVDSFLGRVLAEIAANARLLAARTVVAGMRPAVAITLVELGLTLPGLWTALSTEAALELLATAPGDPHRGPR from the coding sequence GTGAACGACGACCTCTTCCGCGCGGGCACGGCACCCGTGCCGGTGCTCCGGCTCGGCGACGTCCTGCTGATCACCCTGCAGGGCGACCTGCACGACGGTACGGCGGAGCAGCTCCAGCAGGATGTCGTCGAAGCGATCGACCGCAGCCGGGTGACCGGCGTGGTCATCGACATCTCCGGAGTGGAGATGGTCGACTCCTTCCTCGGCCGGGTCCTCGCCGAGATCGCGGCGAACGCCCGGCTGCTGGCCGCACGCACCGTGGTGGCCGGTATGCGGCCGGCGGTCGCGATCACCCTGGTGGAACTGGGACTGACGCTGCCGGGGCTGTGGACCGCGCTGAGCACCGAGGCGGCGCTGGAGCTGCTCGCGACGGCCCCGGGCGATCCCCACCGAGGGCCGCGGTGA
- a CDS encoding anti-sigma regulatory factor: protein MSGTAAGVEARLPIRSDLDLVWVRQHVRQAAAALGFGLVEQTKLVTAASELARNTLVYGGGGEMEAERVSEGRSAQGLRLTFRDRGPGIADLEQALRDGYTSGDGLGMGLGGARRLVHEFAIDSTPGAGTTVTVTSWSARPPRQREEA from the coding sequence GTGAGCGGGACGGCCGCGGGCGTCGAGGCCCGCCTGCCGATCCGCTCGGACCTGGACCTGGTGTGGGTGCGGCAGCATGTGCGCCAGGCGGCCGCCGCACTCGGTTTCGGCCTCGTGGAGCAGACCAAGCTGGTCACGGCCGCCAGCGAACTGGCCCGTAACACCCTGGTGTACGGCGGTGGCGGCGAGATGGAGGCGGAGCGCGTGTCCGAGGGGCGGTCGGCGCAGGGGCTGCGGCTGACGTTCAGGGACCGGGGACCGGGCATCGCCGACCTGGAGCAGGCGCTGCGCGACGGCTACACCTCCGGCGACGGGCTGGGGATGGGCCTGGGCGGAGCGCGTCGTCTGGTACACGAGTTCGCCATCGACAGCACGCCCGGGGCGGGCACCACGGTCACGGTGACCTCCTGGTCGGCCCGCCCGCCCCGGCAGCGTGAGGAGGCCTGA
- a CDS encoding ATP-binding SpoIIE family protein phosphatase produces MTRVWDVPVHDSTRVRDARVAAEGAAALAGLDRSRTADAALVATELATNLLKHARGGQLLVEAVPLPSGWAGSVVVQIAAVDHGPGMCDVPAALGDGFSTAGSLGAGLGTCRRLADDFDLHSVPGRGTVALARIGGAARTRGRREPAPARDDTPTPSDDASCPPAPVSARVGGVNIPFRGAECSGDAWTCVRDGDLLTLMLADGLGHGPEAARASTAAVDEVRRAAHLPPAELLRRLDGALRRTRGAAIAVAQLDERAARLRFAGIGNVGARLREGDSWRHLVSRPGIVGVHRPASLPETEAVWAADRLLVLHSDGLPSRWAPPAGPRLLRADPAVTAAVTVRDAGSSARPVRDDTAVAVLSPTPPDRP; encoded by the coding sequence ATGACGCGCGTGTGGGACGTCCCGGTGCACGACTCGACGCGGGTGCGCGACGCGCGGGTGGCCGCGGAGGGTGCGGCGGCGCTGGCGGGCCTCGACCGGTCGCGCACCGCCGACGCCGCGCTCGTGGCGACCGAGCTGGCGACGAACCTGCTCAAGCACGCGCGCGGCGGACAGCTTCTCGTGGAGGCGGTCCCCCTGCCGAGCGGGTGGGCGGGGAGCGTCGTCGTGCAGATCGCCGCCGTCGACCACGGGCCGGGTATGTGCGACGTCCCGGCCGCCCTGGGCGACGGGTTCTCCACGGCGGGCTCGCTGGGCGCCGGTCTGGGCACCTGCCGGCGGCTGGCCGACGACTTCGACCTGCACAGCGTCCCGGGCCGCGGGACGGTCGCGCTGGCCCGGATCGGCGGCGCGGCCAGGACCCGCGGCCGCCGAGAGCCGGCTCCCGCGCGGGACGACACCCCCACGCCGAGCGACGACGCCTCCTGTCCCCCCGCCCCTGTCTCCGCTCGGGTCGGTGGCGTCAACATCCCCTTCAGGGGGGCCGAGTGCTCCGGGGACGCCTGGACCTGCGTCCGCGACGGCGACCTGCTCACGCTGATGCTGGCCGACGGGCTGGGGCACGGACCCGAGGCGGCCCGTGCCTCGACGGCGGCGGTGGACGAAGTACGGCGCGCCGCCCACCTCCCGCCGGCCGAGCTGCTGCGCCGTCTCGACGGCGCGCTGCGCCGTACGCGGGGCGCCGCGATCGCGGTGGCCCAGCTCGACGAACGGGCCGCGCGGCTGCGGTTCGCCGGCATCGGCAACGTGGGGGCGCGGCTGCGCGAGGGCGACTCCTGGCGCCACCTGGTGTCCCGGCCCGGCATAGTCGGCGTGCACCGGCCCGCGAGCCTGCCCGAGACCGAGGCGGTCTGGGCCGCGGACCGCCTCCTCGTCCTGCACAGCGACGGGCTGCCCAGCCGCTGGGCACCGCCGGCCGGCCCCCGCCTGCTCCGCGCCGACCCCGCGGTCACCGCCGCCGTGACGGTGCGAGACGCCGGCAGCTCCGCCCGCCCGGTGCGTGACGACACCGCCGTGGCCGTCCTGTCCCCGACCCCGCCGGACCGCCCATGA
- a CDS encoding PP2C family protein-serine/threonine phosphatase encodes MKRTWQISTVTEAARARITTARVATAYGVPPMERTRLATALSARLRRCLTKGGAWRLTLTADRGSLRVEVAASPADGEPPWFATVPCPESTAATVCDTVTGDADALSEALLGADEDTALVLERLAEQEELVAFHREELHQTNQGVLALHADLDAAGRAQREAFAAERAARREAENARRRLTFLADASAALTASLNPEEIVRRLPDLLVPEYARTVDVWLFDSENERSPSVPRPSAAVLAARTGRPQYAAAQPGGLPGVDDQPPSALRPTRPLLCVPLPTRRAPLGVLTLTPPGDRWNPDDAVMLLELTRRAGSALDNARRFEHNRDIAETLQRALLTDLPTTAGLRLAARYLPATYGLNIGGDWYDAFRQPDGSLITVIGDVTGHGLHAAVMMSQLRTALRAYAVDGGSPGVLLTRLHTFLHHLQPDLYATAVIARFQPGEPVLTWAAAGHPPPVLRGPDGRVRTLDAKPGAMLGIPLHQEIHDHTEPLEPGSTLALYTDGLVERRALGIDLGIERLAATLGAFPAEELDADLDGAAERILDPMLSDSERDDDVCLLLCHIDSLLGGEIASHVRTRS; translated from the coding sequence ATGAAGCGCACCTGGCAGATCAGCACCGTCACCGAGGCGGCACGCGCGCGTATCACCACCGCGCGGGTGGCCACCGCCTACGGCGTGCCGCCGATGGAACGCACCCGGCTGGCCACCGCGCTCAGCGCGCGGCTGCGCCGGTGTCTGACCAAGGGCGGCGCCTGGCGGCTCACCCTGACGGCGGACCGGGGCTCGCTGCGTGTCGAGGTCGCCGCCTCCCCCGCCGACGGCGAGCCGCCGTGGTTCGCCACGGTGCCCTGCCCGGAGTCGACCGCGGCCACCGTCTGCGACACGGTGACGGGCGACGCCGACGCCCTCTCGGAGGCCCTGCTCGGCGCCGACGAGGACACCGCCCTGGTACTGGAGCGACTCGCCGAGCAGGAGGAGCTCGTCGCCTTCCACCGGGAGGAGCTGCACCAGACCAACCAGGGGGTCCTGGCCCTGCACGCGGACCTGGACGCGGCCGGCCGGGCGCAGCGCGAGGCCTTCGCGGCGGAGCGCGCGGCACGCCGGGAGGCGGAGAACGCCCGCCGCAGGCTGACGTTCCTGGCCGACGCCAGCGCGGCGCTGACGGCCTCCCTCAACCCCGAGGAGATCGTGCGGCGGCTGCCCGATCTCCTGGTGCCCGAGTACGCCCGCACGGTCGACGTCTGGCTCTTCGACTCCGAGAACGAGCGGAGCCCGTCCGTTCCGCGTCCGTCGGCCGCCGTGCTCGCGGCCCGCACCGGACGGCCGCAGTACGCGGCAGCGCAGCCGGGGGGACTGCCCGGGGTGGACGACCAGCCGCCGTCGGCACTGCGTCCCACCCGGCCCCTGCTGTGTGTGCCGCTGCCGACGCGCCGCGCGCCCCTGGGTGTGCTGACGCTGACCCCGCCCGGTGATCGCTGGAACCCGGACGACGCCGTCATGCTCCTGGAACTCACCCGGCGGGCCGGCAGCGCGCTCGACAACGCCCGTCGATTCGAGCACAACCGCGACATCGCCGAGACCCTCCAGCGCGCCCTGCTCACCGATCTGCCGACCACTGCGGGCCTGCGACTGGCGGCCCGCTATCTGCCGGCGACGTACGGACTGAACATCGGCGGCGACTGGTACGACGCGTTCCGGCAGCCCGACGGCAGCCTGATCACCGTCATCGGCGATGTGACCGGGCACGGGCTGCACGCGGCGGTGATGATGAGCCAGCTGCGCACCGCGCTGCGCGCGTACGCCGTCGACGGCGGCAGCCCGGGCGTGCTGCTGACCCGACTGCACACGTTCCTGCACCACCTCCAGCCCGATCTGTACGCGACCGCCGTGATCGCCCGCTTCCAACCCGGCGAGCCCGTGCTGACGTGGGCGGCCGCGGGTCATCCGCCGCCCGTGCTGCGGGGCCCGGACGGGCGGGTGCGCACGCTGGACGCCAAGCCGGGGGCGATGCTGGGCATCCCGCTGCACCAGGAGATCCACGACCACACGGAGCCGCTGGAGCCGGGGTCCACGCTGGCGCTCTACACGGACGGGCTGGTCGAGCGGCGGGCCCTGGGCATAGACCTGGGGATCGAGCGGCTGGCGGCGACGCTCGGCGCGTTCCCTGCCGAGGAGCTGGACGCGGACCTGGACGGCGCGGCGGAGCGCATCCTGGACCCGATGCTGAGCGACTCCGAGCGTGACGACGACGTGTGTCTGCTGCTGTGCCACATCGACAGCCTGCTCGGCGGCGAGATCGCCAGCCACGTCCGGACCAGGTCCTGA
- a CDS encoding MarR family winged helix-turn-helix transcriptional regulator: protein MGCADGSDDGRGESRRTQAGQIADAVESLVACWLTAADESRHRLPARQLLALRTVRRRPELNMTGLAEHLGVGLPTASRLCDRLEAAGLLERTVQPHNRREVQLVVTADGQRLLTDVTEQRVRRLASVFEAMTPAERTALAHGLFAFQRARVTRRGPVETDG from the coding sequence GTGGGGTGCGCGGACGGCTCCGACGACGGCCGGGGGGAGAGCCGTCGGACACAGGCCGGACAGATCGCCGACGCGGTGGAGAGCCTGGTGGCGTGCTGGCTCACGGCGGCGGACGAGAGCAGACACCGGCTGCCTGCCCGGCAGTTGCTCGCCCTGCGCACGGTCCGGCGCCGACCGGAACTCAACATGACGGGACTGGCCGAGCACCTCGGCGTCGGCCTGCCCACCGCGAGCCGTCTCTGCGACCGGCTCGAGGCCGCGGGGCTGCTGGAGCGGACCGTCCAGCCGCACAACCGGCGCGAGGTGCAGCTCGTGGTGACCGCCGACGGACAGCGTCTCCTCACGGACGTCACCGAGCAGCGCGTACGGCGCCTCGCGTCCGTGTTCGAGGCCATGACCCCGGCCGAGCGCACCGCCCTGGCACACGGACTCTTCGCGTTCCAGCGGGCACGCGTGACGAGGCGCGGGCCCGTGGAGACGGATGGCTGA
- a CDS encoding NAD(P)/FAD-dependent oxidoreductase has translation MDIVTRPRILVVGAGFAGVGCVRRLERKLAAAEADVTLVTPFAYQLYLPLLPQVASGVLTPQSIALSLRRSKKYRTRIIPGGAIGVDLKSKVCVIRTITDEIVNEPYDYIVLAPGSITRTFDIPGLTDHAFGMKTLAEAAYVRDHVITQLDLADASHDPAERASRLQFVVVGGGYAGTETAACLQLLTRNAVKRYPRLDPSLIKWHLIDIAPKLMPELGDKLGRSAQEVLRKRGIDISLGVSIAKAGPEEVTFTDGRVIPTRTLIWTAGVVASPLIATLGAETVRGRLAVEAELNLPGNDGVFALGDAAAVPDKAKGDEGAVCPPTAQHAMRQGKVVADNVIATLRGQSMQPYVHKDLGLVVDLGGKDAVSKPLGIPLRGLPAQAVARGYHWSALRTGVAKARVLTNWTLNAVAGDDFVRTGFQARRAAKLKDFEYTDSYLTPEQVRAHVEGSGPGKE, from the coding sequence ATGGACATCGTGACACGACCCAGGATCCTGGTAGTGGGCGCGGGCTTCGCGGGAGTGGGGTGCGTTCGACGTCTGGAACGCAAACTCGCCGCCGCGGAGGCCGACGTCACCTTGGTGACACCGTTCGCCTACCAGCTCTATCTGCCGCTGCTGCCGCAGGTCGCCTCGGGGGTGCTGACGCCCCAGTCGATCGCTCTGTCGTTGCGCCGCAGCAAGAAGTACCGCACCCGGATCATTCCGGGCGGCGCGATCGGCGTGGACCTCAAGTCGAAGGTCTGCGTGATCCGGACCATCACCGACGAGATCGTCAACGAGCCGTACGACTACATCGTGCTGGCTCCCGGCAGCATCACCCGCACGTTCGACATCCCGGGGCTGACCGACCACGCCTTCGGGATGAAGACCCTCGCGGAGGCCGCGTACGTCCGCGACCACGTCATCACCCAGCTCGACCTGGCCGACGCCAGTCACGACCCCGCCGAGCGGGCCTCGCGACTGCAGTTCGTGGTCGTGGGCGGCGGCTACGCCGGCACCGAGACCGCCGCCTGTCTTCAGCTGCTCACCCGCAACGCGGTCAAGCGCTATCCGCGGCTGGACCCGAGCCTGATCAAGTGGCATCTGATCGACATCGCCCCGAAGCTGATGCCGGAACTCGGCGACAAGCTCGGCCGCAGCGCCCAGGAGGTGCTGCGCAAGCGGGGGATCGACATCTCGCTGGGGGTGTCCATCGCCAAGGCGGGCCCGGAGGAAGTCACTTTCACCGACGGGCGGGTCATCCCGACCCGGACCCTCATCTGGACGGCGGGCGTCGTGGCGAGCCCGCTGATCGCGACGCTGGGCGCGGAGACGGTCCGCGGGCGGCTCGCCGTCGAAGCGGAGCTGAACCTGCCCGGGAACGACGGGGTGTTCGCGCTCGGGGACGCGGCCGCCGTACCCGACAAGGCCAAGGGCGACGAGGGCGCGGTCTGCCCGCCGACCGCGCAGCACGCGATGCGGCAGGGCAAGGTCGTCGCCGACAACGTCATCGCGACGCTGCGCGGTCAGTCGATGCAGCCGTACGTGCACAAGGACCTCGGCCTGGTCGTCGACCTCGGCGGCAAGGACGCCGTCTCCAAGCCGCTCGGCATCCCCCTGCGGGGGCTGCCCGCGCAGGCCGTGGCCCGCGGCTACCACTGGTCGGCGCTGCGCACGGGCGTGGCCAAGGCCCGGGTGCTGACGAACTGGACGCTCAACGCGGTCGCGGGCGACGATTTCGTGCGCACCGGCTTCCAGGCGCGCAGGGCGGCGAAGCTGAAGGACTTCGAATACACGGACAGCTATCTGACGCCCGAGCAGGTGCGGGCGCACGTCGAGGGCTCGGGCCCCGGGAAGGAGTGA
- a CDS encoding FUSC family protein: MRAAARSFGARWRDRVAASDPGLLRLAAGLRTVGAIALTLAVLSLLDADVSHLVAGAIAAMVATFAVREQQRGPQAVTLALGLPVALASVSLAALLSSRVVAGDIFFVALIFCAVYGRRFGDRGTALGLIGFQVYFLSLFVGVGTSTLPGYYGVIAVAFACSAVARFVLVPQTPTGILQRLRQAFRARLAQLLDAQLDLLDAGPDDVDRALAHVREGTARLHETAMMIQGRLEEGTRDEAVARLVQRRIADAEIAAERLGLLLLTARSAERAHTLTLHLPGAPLPEGGHLPVRDEALDTLRRDLRALRLLVRHPVVEVSGTAPALVRNRLLGYREEENLPKASPAVQDVFRGVGEAARAVLGLRIALDGPQDESDDSPETARSREELDAEDAAIGGAEEGEGTAGEATGLRRPTTRAAVQVAVGSSLAIVGGELLSSHRWYWAVLTCWIVFINTASTGEILVKGYRRLLGTVLGVVAGIVLAGLVGHHTRTAFAVVLLCVFAMFYSAPLSYTLMSFFVTAALGVLYTLLHTYSLSVLVLRVEETALGAACGIGAAALVLPVNTDRRTNELLTTVLDRLTDVTEAAVEQLSGGPPADLLDRARDLDQALADLRAATQPLTHPVTPLRTRRDTARYVVALLETCAYHARSLAATAELLPTHPSIAADPRLRRAGQRILHNVGAIAARVAEVRSTVEVLTGPSIASLLKPGVPGTPRYGRVTDRVLRHLQRLDEAVVGLARPLGAPVAPPK; encoded by the coding sequence GTGCGGGCGGCGGCCCGGTCGTTCGGTGCACGGTGGCGGGATCGGGTCGCGGCGTCCGATCCCGGGCTGCTGCGTCTGGCGGCCGGGCTGCGGACGGTCGGCGCGATCGCCCTGACGCTGGCCGTGCTCTCGCTGCTGGACGCGGACGTCTCGCATCTGGTGGCGGGGGCCATCGCCGCGATGGTCGCCACGTTCGCCGTCCGGGAGCAGCAGCGCGGGCCGCAGGCCGTGACGCTGGCGCTGGGCCTGCCGGTCGCGCTGGCCTCGGTGTCGCTGGCGGCGCTGCTCAGCTCCCGGGTGGTGGCCGGTGACATCTTCTTCGTCGCCCTGATCTTCTGCGCGGTCTACGGCCGCCGGTTCGGCGACCGGGGCACCGCGCTCGGGCTGATCGGGTTCCAGGTCTACTTCCTGTCGCTGTTCGTCGGCGTCGGGACCTCGACCCTGCCGGGGTACTACGGGGTGATCGCCGTCGCCTTCGCGTGCAGCGCGGTGGCGCGCTTCGTGCTGGTGCCCCAGACCCCGACCGGGATCCTGCAGCGGCTGCGGCAGGCCTTCCGGGCGCGGCTCGCGCAGTTGCTCGACGCCCAGCTCGATCTGCTCGACGCCGGCCCGGACGACGTGGACCGGGCTCTCGCCCATGTGCGCGAGGGCACCGCCCGGCTGCACGAGACGGCCATGATGATCCAGGGCCGGCTGGAGGAGGGCACCCGGGACGAGGCGGTGGCCCGGCTGGTGCAGCGCCGGATCGCCGACGCCGAGATCGCCGCCGAACGGCTGGGCCTGCTCCTGCTGACGGCCCGCAGCGCCGAGCGGGCCCACACCCTGACCCTGCACCTGCCGGGCGCGCCGCTGCCGGAGGGCGGCCATCTGCCCGTGCGGGACGAGGCTCTGGACACCCTGCGCCGCGATCTGCGGGCCCTGCGGCTGCTCGTACGGCACCCCGTCGTGGAGGTCTCGGGGACGGCGCCGGCGCTGGTGCGCAACCGGCTGCTGGGGTACCGGGAGGAGGAGAACCTGCCGAAGGCGTCGCCGGCCGTGCAGGACGTCTTCCGGGGCGTCGGCGAGGCGGCGCGTGCGGTGCTGGGGCTGCGGATCGCGCTCGACGGGCCCCAGGACGAGTCCGACGACAGTCCCGAGACGGCCCGCTCCCGCGAGGAGCTGGACGCGGAGGACGCCGCGATCGGCGGGGCCGAGGAGGGCGAGGGGACGGCGGGGGAGGCCACGGGGCTGCGGCGGCCCACCACCCGGGCCGCCGTACAGGTCGCCGTCGGGTCGTCGCTGGCCATCGTCGGCGGCGAGCTCCTGTCCTCGCACCGCTGGTACTGGGCGGTGCTGACCTGCTGGATCGTGTTCATCAACACCGCCTCCACCGGCGAAATCCTGGTCAAGGGCTACCGGCGGCTGCTGGGCACCGTGCTCGGCGTGGTCGCGGGCATCGTGCTGGCCGGGCTGGTCGGGCATCACACGCGGACGGCGTTCGCGGTGGTGCTGCTGTGCGTGTTCGCGATGTTCTACTCGGCGCCGCTGTCGTACACGCTGATGTCGTTCTTCGTGACGGCCGCGCTGGGGGTGCTGTACACGCTGCTGCACACCTACAGCCTGTCGGTGCTGGTGCTGCGGGTGGAGGAGACGGCGCTGGGGGCGGCCTGCGGGATCGGCGCGGCCGCGCTGGTGCTGCCGGTGAACACCGACCGGCGGACGAACGAGCTGCTGACGACCGTGCTCGACCGGCTGACCGATGTCACCGAGGCGGCCGTGGAGCAGCTGAGCGGCGGTCCCCCGGCCGACCTGCTGGACCGGGCCCGTGACCTGGACCAGGCGCTGGCCGACCTGCGGGCCGCCACCCAGCCCCTGACGCATCCGGTCACGCCGCTGCGGACCCGGCGGGACACCGCTCGCTATGTCGTCGCGCTCCTGGAGACCTGTGCGTACCACGCGCGGTCCCTGGCGGCCACGGCCGAGCTGCTGCCGACGCATCCGTCGATCGCGGCGGACCCGCGGCTGCGCCGGGCCGGGCAGCGCATCCTGCACAACGTCGGGGCGATCGCCGCGCGCGTCGCGGAGGTGCGGAGCACCGTCGAGGTGCTGACCGGGCCGAGCATCGCCTCGCTGCTGAAGCCGGGCGTGCCGGGTACACCGCGCTACGGCCGGGTGACCGACCGGGTGCTGCGGCACCTTCAGCGCCTGGACGAGGCGGTGGTCGGCCTCGCGCGCCCGCTCGGGGCGCCGGTGGCGCCGCCGAAGTGA
- a CDS encoding DUF1206 domain-containing protein yields the protein MDTSALARSGRVEAERAARGSVTNGAARAGLTARGVIYLLVGVLALQIAFGDGRQQADRQGALGEISEKPFGAVLLWALGVGLVGMALWRLSEAVFGSAGTDGRSARKRLLAVVRCAFYSFVAYSVLAFAAGSGDGGGSSDEQSRDVTAQVLGLPAGQWIVGAAGAGIVVAGAWIGARAVMRTYRKDLRLWEMSARVRRLVDITGVGGGAARGLVFAAAGAFAVRAAVDYRPNRAKGLDDTLRSFAGTPVGPGLLACVAAGLVLFGLFSLAMARWRKV from the coding sequence ATGGACACCAGCGCTCTGGCACGCAGCGGCCGGGTCGAGGCGGAGCGGGCGGCCCGGGGGTCGGTGACGAACGGTGCCGCCAGGGCCGGGCTCACCGCACGTGGCGTGATCTATCTACTGGTCGGCGTGCTGGCCCTGCAGATCGCCTTCGGCGACGGCAGGCAGCAGGCCGACCGCCAGGGCGCCCTCGGTGAGATCTCGGAGAAACCCTTCGGCGCCGTACTGCTGTGGGCGCTGGGCGTCGGGCTGGTCGGGATGGCGTTGTGGCGGCTGTCCGAGGCCGTCTTCGGCAGTGCCGGAACCGACGGCCGCAGCGCCCGGAAGCGGCTGCTGGCGGTCGTCCGGTGCGCCTTCTACTCCTTCGTCGCCTACTCCGTCCTCGCCTTCGCCGCGGGATCGGGCGACGGAGGCGGTTCGAGCGACGAGCAGTCCCGGGACGTCACCGCCCAGGTGCTGGGGCTTCCCGCCGGGCAGTGGATCGTGGGCGCCGCCGGCGCCGGGATCGTCGTCGCCGGCGCGTGGATCGGCGCCCGCGCCGTCATGCGGACCTACCGGAAGGACCTGCGGCTTTGGGAGATGTCCGCGCGCGTACGCCGGCTGGTGGACATCACCGGTGTGGGCGGGGGCGCGGCCCGCGGCCTGGTGTTCGCCGCCGCGGGAGCCTTCGCCGTACGGGCCGCCGTCGACTACCGGCCGAACAGGGCGAAGGGGCTGGACGACACCCTCCGCTCGTTCGCCGGCACACCCGTCGGACCGGGCCTGCTGGCCTGCGTCGCGGCCGGTCTCGTGCTCTTCGGTCTGTTCTCCCTCGCGATGGCACGCTGGCGCAAGGTCTGA
- a CDS encoding ANTAR domain-containing protein, with product MTAAAPRTADEDPERAELERLRAEVRDLRARSRAHPLISQAQGMLQERYALADGDGAFTLMRQVSQRFNVKMRTLAGVLVTTPRPDGRTVLWFPRRVRRPEPALGFMPDESAGGRSRGAVLGAVLDRTLAVVDTDMGNVQTVDRVRGGLRIERHTGLTEDFVDFFEHVGEAGTSCAKAARDLTQVTVRDVESDPVFTEPARAAILAAGSRACHSVPLTSATGVCVGMVSAHVEHSLRELRTSQLKTLDALGAEAGRWLAWHERTVLLDALEYLHALGRVRGGRRPGA from the coding sequence ATGACCGCGGCTGCACCCCGAACGGCGGACGAGGACCCGGAGCGCGCCGAACTGGAACGGTTGCGCGCCGAGGTGCGCGACCTGCGCGCCCGGTCCCGCGCCCACCCGCTGATCTCCCAGGCGCAGGGCATGCTCCAGGAGCGCTACGCCCTGGCCGACGGGGACGGCGCGTTCACGCTCATGCGGCAGGTCTCGCAGCGGTTCAACGTCAAGATGCGCACCCTGGCCGGGGTCCTGGTGACGACCCCGCGTCCGGACGGCCGGACCGTGCTGTGGTTCCCCCGCCGGGTCCGCAGACCGGAGCCCGCCCTCGGCTTCATGCCGGACGAATCGGCGGGCGGCCGCAGCCGCGGCGCGGTGCTCGGCGCCGTGCTGGACCGCACGCTCGCCGTGGTCGACACCGACATGGGCAACGTGCAGACGGTCGACCGGGTCCGGGGAGGCCTGCGCATCGAGCGGCACACGGGCCTCACGGAGGACTTCGTCGACTTCTTCGAGCACGTCGGCGAGGCCGGCACGTCCTGTGCGAAGGCCGCCCGCGACCTCACGCAGGTCACCGTGCGGGACGTCGAGAGCGACCCGGTGTTCACCGAACCGGCCCGGGCGGCCATCCTCGCCGCCGGGAGCAGGGCCTGTCACAGCGTGCCCCTGACCTCGGCGACCGGCGTGTGCGTCGGCATGGTCTCGGCCCACGTCGAACACTCCCTGCGCGAGCTGCGCACGTCCCAGCTGAAGACCCTGGACGCCCTCGGCGCCGAGGCCGGCCGCTGGCTCGCCTGGCACGAACGCACGGTGCTCCTGGACGCCCTGGAGTACCTGCACGCCCTCGGCCGCGTCCGGGGCGGCCGTCGGCCGGGGGCGTGA
- a CDS encoding SigB/SigF/SigG family RNA polymerase sigma factor, whose protein sequence is MAIDMSTNRPTVSTPTAAPAPAAASAPTTAQLRRTHADAPDTASRFARLVTLEEGPERDAVRGEIVTAWLPMAHRIAGRFRDRGEAIEDLRQVAALGLVKAVDRFDPDRGAFESYAVPTITGEIKRHFRDRMWALRVPRRVQELRNKVRVARRELTQNPGAAEPSAADIAAHTGLTEDEVTAGLEALESFSTLSLDAELPAGDDGYSLADTLGDPDSSFDVVVDRESAKESLRRLPERERAILYMRFFEDMTQSRIADRLGISQMHVSRLISRSCERVRQEALR, encoded by the coding sequence ATGGCTATCGACATGTCGACAAACCGTCCCACCGTGTCCACGCCCACCGCGGCACCCGCGCCCGCCGCCGCATCCGCCCCCACCACCGCACAGCTACGACGCACCCACGCCGACGCGCCCGACACCGCGAGCCGGTTCGCCCGCCTCGTCACCCTGGAGGAGGGGCCGGAGCGGGACGCCGTGCGCGGCGAGATCGTCACCGCGTGGCTGCCGATGGCCCACCGGATCGCCGGCCGCTTTCGCGACCGGGGCGAGGCGATCGAGGACCTGCGGCAGGTGGCGGCCCTCGGACTGGTGAAGGCCGTCGACCGCTTCGACCCCGACCGCGGGGCCTTCGAGAGCTACGCCGTGCCCACCATCACCGGGGAGATCAAGCGGCACTTCCGGGACCGCATGTGGGCGCTGCGCGTGCCCCGCCGGGTACAGGAACTGCGCAACAAGGTGCGCGTCGCCCGCCGGGAACTGACCCAGAACCCGGGCGCGGCCGAGCCCTCGGCCGCCGACATCGCCGCCCACACCGGGCTCACCGAGGACGAGGTGACCGCCGGCCTGGAGGCCCTGGAGAGCTTCAGCACCCTGTCGCTGGACGCCGAACTCCCGGCCGGCGACGACGGTTACAGCCTCGCCGACACCCTCGGCGACCCCGATTCATCCTTCGACGTCGTGGTCGACCGCGAGTCGGCGAAGGAAAGCCTGCGCCGGCTGCCGGAACGCGAGCGCGCCATCCTCTACATGCGCTTCTTCGAGGACATGACACAGAGCAGGATCGCCGACCGGCTGGGCATCTCCCAGATGCACGTCTCCCGGCTGATCAGCCGCAGCTGCGAGCGGGTGCGCCAGGAGGCGCTGCGCTGA